A region of Aestuariirhabdus haliotis DNA encodes the following proteins:
- the rpoC gene encoding DNA-directed RNA polymerase subunit beta': MKDLLNLLKNQGQTEEFDSIRISLASPEMIRSWSFGEVKKPETINYRTFKPERDGLFCAKIFGPVKDYECLCGKYKRLKHRGVICEKCGVEVALAKVRRERMGHIELASPVAHIWFLKSLPSRIGMMLDMTLRDIERVLYFESYVVVDPGMTSLEQGQMMNDEEYYEALEEFGDDFEAKMGAEAVQALLGDMSLEDEIARLREEIPATSSETKIKKLSKRLKLIEAFHNSGNNPEWMVLKVLPVLPPDLRPLVPLDGGRFATSDLNDLYRRVINRNNRLKRLLDLSAPDIIVRNEKRMLQESVDALLDNGRRGRAITGSNKRPLKSLADMIKGKQGRFRQNLLGKRVDYSGRSVIVVGPTLRLHQCGLPKKMALELFKPFIFGKLEARGAATTIKAAKKMVEREEGLVWDILDEVIREHPVLLNRAPTLHRLGIQAFEPVLVEGKAIQLHPLVCAAYNADFDGDQMAVHVPLTIEAQLEARALMMSTNNILAPASGEPIIVPSQDVVLGLYYMTRERINAKGEGLVFADIKEAQRAYRTGHAELHTRCKVRVNEVIIDKEGNKEAKLQLVETTVGRALLFDICPDGIAYELINQPMKKKAISNLINTCYRDVGLKETVIFADQLMYTGFAYATKSGTSIGVNDFVIPDEKDQIIEDASEEVREIEEQFRNGLVTQGEKYNKVIDIWSRANELVAKKMMDNLGSDTVVNREGKKEEQESFNSVYIMADSGARGSAAQIRQLAGMRGLMAKPDGSIIETPITANFREGLNVLQYFISTHGARKGLADTALKTANSGYLTRRLVDVAQDLVVTEDDCGTDQGLWMAPHIEGGDVVEPLGERILGRVVAQDVIKPGTDDEVAVTAGTLIDEAWVTRLEAMNVDEMLVRSSITCETRHGVCSKCYGRDLGRGHQVNSGEAVGVIAAQSIGEPGTQLTMRTFHIGGAASRTSAADSIQVKNGGALRLHNLKTVERKDGSLVAVSRSGELAVADEFGRERERYKLPYGANILCQDGADVAAGDIVAKWDPHTHPIITEIAGKVALSGMEEGITVKKQTDELTGLSNIEVLDPKDRPAAGKDIRPAVGLVDDEGNELKLADTNTPAQYFLPSNALLNLNDGSQLEVGDVIARIPQQSSGNKDITGGLPRVADLFEARKPKESSILAEISGMVSFGKETKGKKRLVITPTDGSDPYEELIHKWRHLNVFEGEKVVKGEVISDGPSNPHDILRLLGISELAKYIVNEIQDVYRLQGVKINDKHIETILRQMLRKIEITDTGDSSFIRGDQVEYVRFLEHNEALETEGKIPAKGERVLLGITKASLATESFISAASFQETTRVLTEAAVTGKRDFLRGLKENVVVGRLIPAGTGLAYHKDRRLKRLEESAASTGTASVSLSDVEQALSEALNSSDS; this comes from the coding sequence CGGAAACCATTAACTATCGTACGTTCAAACCTGAGCGTGACGGTCTGTTTTGCGCCAAAATTTTTGGTCCGGTAAAAGACTACGAATGCCTGTGTGGTAAGTACAAGCGTCTTAAGCATCGCGGTGTCATCTGTGAGAAATGTGGCGTTGAAGTTGCTCTGGCTAAAGTGCGTCGTGAGCGCATGGGTCACATCGAGCTGGCCAGCCCGGTGGCTCACATCTGGTTCCTGAAATCATTGCCGTCCCGTATCGGCATGATGCTGGATATGACCCTGCGTGATATCGAGCGTGTGCTGTACTTCGAATCCTATGTTGTTGTTGATCCGGGTATGACCAGCCTCGAGCAAGGTCAGATGATGAACGACGAGGAGTACTACGAGGCGCTGGAAGAGTTCGGCGATGACTTCGAGGCCAAGATGGGTGCCGAAGCCGTTCAGGCCCTGCTGGGTGATATGAGTCTCGAAGACGAGATTGCACGCCTACGTGAAGAGATTCCTGCGACCAGCTCCGAAACCAAGATCAAGAAGCTGAGCAAGCGTCTGAAATTGATCGAGGCGTTCCACAACTCGGGCAACAATCCTGAGTGGATGGTGCTGAAAGTACTGCCGGTTCTACCGCCCGATCTGCGTCCTCTGGTGCCTCTGGACGGTGGTCGTTTTGCGACTTCCGACCTGAACGATCTGTACCGTCGTGTGATCAACCGTAACAACCGACTCAAGCGTCTGCTGGATCTGAGTGCGCCTGATATCATCGTGCGTAACGAGAAGCGTATGCTGCAGGAGTCTGTCGATGCGTTGCTGGATAACGGTCGTCGCGGTCGTGCTATCACCGGTTCCAATAAGCGTCCATTGAAATCCCTTGCCGATATGATCAAGGGCAAGCAGGGTCGTTTCCGTCAGAACCTGCTCGGTAAGCGCGTCGACTACTCCGGTCGTTCCGTTATCGTGGTTGGCCCAACCTTGCGTTTGCATCAGTGTGGCCTGCCCAAGAAAATGGCGCTGGAACTGTTCAAGCCGTTCATCTTCGGCAAGCTGGAGGCTCGTGGTGCAGCGACTACGATCAAAGCCGCCAAGAAGATGGTTGAGCGTGAAGAGGGTTTGGTGTGGGATATCCTTGATGAGGTTATCCGTGAGCATCCGGTCCTGCTGAACCGTGCACCTACCTTGCACCGTTTGGGTATTCAGGCGTTTGAGCCGGTACTGGTTGAAGGTAAGGCCATTCAGTTGCACCCATTGGTGTGTGCGGCCTATAACGCCGACTTCGATGGTGACCAGATGGCGGTTCACGTACCGCTGACCATTGAAGCGCAGCTCGAAGCTCGTGCGTTGATGATGTCAACCAATAACATCCTGGCACCGGCCAGTGGCGAGCCAATTATCGTACCGTCGCAGGACGTGGTCTTGGGTCTGTACTACATGACTCGTGAACGCATCAATGCGAAAGGCGAAGGCCTGGTGTTTGCCGATATCAAGGAAGCGCAGCGCGCTTACCGTACGGGTCATGCCGAGTTACATACTCGCTGTAAGGTTCGTGTAAACGAAGTGATCATCGATAAAGAAGGCAACAAGGAAGCCAAACTGCAGTTGGTAGAAACCACTGTCGGTCGTGCCCTTTTGTTTGATATTTGCCCGGATGGTATCGCTTACGAGCTGATTAACCAGCCCATGAAGAAGAAGGCGATCTCTAACCTGATCAACACCTGCTATCGCGATGTGGGCTTGAAAGAGACGGTTATCTTCGCTGACCAGTTGATGTACACCGGTTTTGCGTATGCAACCAAATCGGGTACATCGATTGGTGTAAACGACTTTGTTATTCCTGACGAAAAGGATCAGATCATCGAGGACGCCTCTGAAGAGGTGCGCGAAATCGAAGAGCAGTTCCGTAATGGCCTGGTAACTCAGGGTGAAAAATACAACAAGGTTATCGATATCTGGTCACGAGCCAACGAGCTGGTTGCCAAGAAGATGATGGATAACCTGGGTAGCGATACCGTGGTCAACCGTGAAGGCAAGAAGGAGGAGCAGGAATCCTTCAACTCGGTCTACATTATGGCGGATTCCGGTGCGCGGGGTAGTGCCGCCCAGATTCGTCAGCTGGCCGGTATGCGTGGCCTGATGGCGAAGCCGGATGGCTCCATTATCGAAACCCCGATTACTGCAAACTTCCGTGAAGGCTTGAACGTACTGCAGTACTTTATCTCGACTCACGGTGCTCGTAAGGGTCTGGCCGATACCGCCTTGAAGACAGCGAACTCCGGTTACCTGACCCGTCGTCTCGTGGATGTAGCCCAGGATCTGGTGGTTACCGAAGATGATTGCGGTACTGATCAGGGTCTATGGATGGCTCCTCACATCGAAGGTGGTGATGTGGTTGAGCCGTTGGGTGAGCGAATTCTGGGTCGTGTGGTTGCCCAGGATGTGATCAAGCCTGGCACCGACGACGAGGTGGCGGTTACGGCCGGTACTCTGATCGACGAAGCCTGGGTAACTCGCCTCGAGGCGATGAACGTTGATGAGATGCTGGTGCGCTCTTCCATCACCTGTGAAACTCGCCATGGCGTGTGTTCCAAGTGTTATGGTCGCGACCTGGGTCGTGGTCATCAGGTTAACAGTGGTGAGGCGGTTGGTGTTATCGCTGCCCAGTCAATCGGTGAGCCGGGTACCCAGCTGACAATGCGTACCTTCCACATCGGTGGTGCGGCGTCGCGGACCTCGGCTGCTGACAGCATTCAGGTGAAAAATGGCGGCGCCTTGCGCTTGCACAACCTGAAAACGGTTGAGCGTAAAGACGGTTCCCTGGTGGCGGTTTCTCGTTCCGGTGAGCTGGCGGTGGCTGATGAGTTTGGTCGTGAGCGTGAGCGTTACAAGCTGCCTTATGGTGCCAATATCCTTTGCCAGGATGGTGCTGACGTGGCTGCCGGTGACATCGTTGCCAAATGGGATCCGCACACGCACCCCATTATTACTGAGATCGCTGGTAAGGTCGCTCTGTCCGGAATGGAAGAAGGCATTACCGTTAAGAAGCAGACGGATGAGTTGACCGGTCTGTCCAACATCGAGGTTCTGGATCCCAAGGATCGTCCAGCTGCCGGTAAGGATATTCGCCCTGCCGTTGGCCTGGTCGATGACGAGGGCAATGAACTCAAGTTGGCCGATACCAATACTCCGGCGCAGTACTTCCTGCCTTCCAACGCCTTGCTGAACCTGAACGATGGTTCACAGCTGGAAGTGGGTGATGTTATTGCCCGTATTCCTCAGCAGAGCTCAGGTAACAAGGATATTACCGGTGGTCTGCCTCGCGTTGCTGACCTGTTCGAGGCGCGTAAGCCGAAAGAGTCTTCCATCCTCGCTGAAATCAGCGGTATGGTCAGCTTCGGTAAAGAGACCAAGGGTAAGAAGCGTCTGGTGATCACGCCGACCGATGGCAGCGATCCTTATGAGGAGCTGATCCATAAGTGGCGTCATCTCAACGTGTTTGAGGGTGAGAAAGTGGTCAAGGGTGAGGTTATCTCTGATGGCCCATCTAACCCGCACGATATCCTGCGTTTGTTGGGTATCAGCGAGCTGGCCAAATACATCGTTAACGAGATCCAGGACGTTTACCGTCTACAGGGTGTAAAGATTAACGATAAGCACATCGAAACCATTCTGCGTCAAATGCTGCGTAAGATTGAAATTACCGATACCGGTGATTCCAGCTTTATTCGCGGTGACCAGGTTGAGTACGTGCGCTTCCTCGAGCACAACGAAGCATTGGAAACAGAGGGTAAGATTCCGGCCAAAGGCGAGCGAGTATTGCTGGGTATTACCAAGGCGTCGCTGGCGACCGAGTCCTTTATCTCGGCCGCTTCTTTCCAGGAAACTACTCGCGTATTGACCGAAGCGGCAGTGACTGGCAAGCGCGATTTCTTGCGAGGCCTGAAGGAGAACGTTGTGGTGGGTCGACTGATTCCTGCGGGAACCGGTCTGGCGTATCACAAGGACCGTCGTCTCAAGCGTCTGGAAGAAAGTGCGGCTAGCACTGGTACCGCCAGCGTAAGTTTGAGCGATGTTGAGCAGGCATTGAGCGAGGCTCTGAACTCAAGCGACAGCTAA